A single window of Halobacterium jilantaiense DNA harbors:
- a CDS encoding CARDB domain-containing protein, translating into MGRRTLALAAAFALAGTLVLPSAAAPLLGGPSDAVDARGEVELLPATDSEYASVGADGELALDLAPGDAGLNPGAVTAFEEVFYVRYTGDRYAEVWVTADSAAVAFEVDGQRAGSAAERVRVGPSEVVPVSVRVNTSAGDVRPGELTVHSRVADGGERETTDEPATDDTEVSIPAVQRRAAGSDSVSFTMLSPTAGDSLTLDTRLVVAGEGDRAAVLESLTVTPASSDAMTVDVERTGTEPVPSAAADELGAVRVDASAAVDAATFRLTVDDAFLDDVAVADVGDLSLYRQSDGEWSEVPLSVVGEREGGVVVEGTADDFSTFVLAAERPDIAVREASVSPSSIGADDSATVTATVVNDGGAAGERTVPVTVDGAVVAERSVRLDAGETATVTAPVAPESGEHAIAVDGVDAGTLVVEAGDSSSSDDGTDGDVSAAEPADAADDPLAEPAGFDVETLAAAGFAVVLVVVGIAAWRRRGDEE; encoded by the coding sequence ATGGGTCGACGCACACTCGCACTCGCTGCGGCGTTCGCGCTCGCGGGGACACTCGTCCTCCCGTCGGCAGCCGCGCCGCTGCTGGGCGGTCCCAGCGACGCCGTGGACGCGCGCGGCGAGGTGGAGCTGCTGCCGGCGACCGACAGCGAGTACGCGTCTGTCGGGGCGGACGGCGAGCTGGCGCTGGACCTCGCGCCGGGCGACGCGGGTCTGAACCCGGGTGCGGTGACGGCGTTCGAGGAGGTGTTCTACGTTCGGTACACGGGCGACCGGTACGCGGAGGTCTGGGTGACGGCGGACTCGGCGGCGGTCGCCTTCGAGGTCGACGGCCAGCGGGCGGGCTCGGCGGCGGAGCGCGTGCGCGTCGGTCCCAGCGAGGTCGTGCCGGTGAGCGTCCGAGTGAACACGAGTGCGGGCGACGTGCGCCCCGGCGAACTGACGGTCCACTCGCGCGTGGCCGACGGCGGCGAGCGCGAGACGACGGACGAGCCGGCCACCGACGACACCGAGGTGTCGATTCCGGCGGTCCAGCGCCGGGCGGCGGGCTCGGATTCGGTGTCGTTCACGATGCTGTCACCGACGGCCGGCGATTCGCTCACCCTCGACACGCGACTGGTCGTCGCGGGCGAGGGCGACCGGGCGGCGGTCCTGGAGTCCCTGACAGTGACGCCCGCGTCGAGTGACGCGATGACGGTGGACGTCGAGCGGACCGGGACGGAGCCGGTGCCGAGCGCCGCGGCCGACGAACTGGGCGCGGTCCGGGTCGACGCCAGCGCCGCCGTCGACGCGGCGACGTTCCGGCTGACGGTCGACGACGCGTTCCTCGACGACGTCGCGGTGGCGGACGTCGGCGACCTCTCGTTGTACCGCCAGAGCGACGGCGAGTGGAGCGAGGTCCCGCTGTCGGTCGTCGGCGAGCGCGAGGGCGGCGTGGTCGTCGAGGGGACGGCGGACGACTTCTCGACGTTCGTGCTGGCGGCGGAACGCCCCGACATCGCCGTCAGAGAGGCGTCCGTGTCGCCGTCGTCGATCGGGGCCGACGACTCGGCGACAGTGACGGCGACCGTCGTCAACGACGGCGGCGCGGCGGGCGAGCGGACGGTGCCGGTGACCGTCGACGGTGCGGTGGTCGCGGAGCGCAGCGTGCGTCTCGACGCGGGCGAGACGGCGACCGTGACGGCCCCAGTCGCGCCCGAATCGGGCGAGCACGCGATTGCGGTGGATGGCGTCGACGCCGGCACGCTCGTCGTCGAGGCCGGGGACAGCAGTTCCTCGGACGACGGAACGGACGGCGACGTCTCGGCGGCCGAACCCGCCGACGCCGCGGACGACCCGCTGGCCGAGCCCGCGGGCTTCGACGTCGAGACGCTCGCGGCGGCGGGATTCGCGGTCGTGCTGGTCGTCGTCGGCATCGCCGCGTGGCGTCGGCGGGGCGACGAGGAGTGA
- a CDS encoding S26 family signal peptidase: MTPRRALTLTGEAAVVLVVVALAAGQVLGYPVLLGYVETGSMSPTMEPGDGFVSVPAPLAGDAEEGDVVVFRAQELHGGGLTTHRVVGETDRGFVTRGDANPFTDQDGDEPPVKRGQIVAHALQVNGEAVVIPSLGTGVTAIQDAFSNAQRRLAAATGSRSLLGTQGLTYILFGLSVLLYVVDLLLDDGPGRDRSRSRDRESGVSPGLVVAALAAVLVVSATAAMVVPASTEQFGVVSAEFSSENPTVIRQGASSTFDYGVANGGFVPVVSYLEPASEGVAVEPNRLRVGSRGEATARLTLSAPDDTGYYRRYVTEHRYLLLLPAPLLDALYELHPWLPIVAVDSVLASVVAVLGLVFLRGRRVRVRRRESRHGRSLAGRLRRLLR; this comes from the coding sequence ATGACGCCACGCCGAGCGCTCACGCTGACCGGAGAGGCGGCGGTGGTGCTGGTGGTCGTGGCGCTGGCCGCCGGCCAGGTGCTCGGCTACCCGGTGTTGCTCGGGTACGTCGAGACCGGGAGCATGTCGCCGACGATGGAGCCGGGCGACGGCTTCGTCTCCGTGCCAGCGCCGCTCGCGGGCGACGCCGAGGAGGGCGACGTGGTCGTCTTCCGCGCGCAGGAACTCCACGGCGGCGGCCTCACCACGCACCGCGTGGTCGGCGAGACCGACCGCGGATTCGTCACCAGGGGTGACGCCAACCCCTTCACCGACCAGGACGGCGACGAGCCGCCGGTGAAACGCGGCCAGATCGTCGCCCACGCGCTCCAGGTGAACGGCGAGGCCGTCGTAATTCCGAGCCTCGGCACGGGCGTGACGGCGATACAGGACGCGTTCTCGAACGCGCAGCGCCGCCTCGCGGCGGCGACCGGGTCGCGGTCGCTGCTCGGCACGCAGGGCCTGACGTACATCCTGTTCGGGCTGTCGGTGCTGCTGTACGTCGTCGACCTGCTGCTGGACGACGGGCCGGGCCGGGACCGCAGCCGGAGCCGCGACCGCGAGAGCGGCGTCTCGCCGGGACTCGTCGTCGCCGCGCTCGCGGCAGTACTCGTCGTGTCGGCGACGGCCGCGATGGTGGTGCCCGCGAGTACGGAACAGTTCGGCGTCGTGAGCGCCGAGTTCAGCTCGGAGAACCCCACCGTCATCAGGCAGGGTGCGTCCTCGACGTTCGACTACGGAGTGGCCAACGGCGGTTTTGTGCCGGTGGTGTCGTACCTCGAACCCGCCAGCGAGGGGGTCGCGGTCGAACCGAACCGCCTCCGGGTGGGGTCGCGCGGCGAGGCGACCGCCCGGCTGACACTGTCAGCCCCCGACGACACGGGCTACTACCGGCGCTACGTGACCGAACACCGCTACCTCCTGTTGCTGCCCGCTCCGCTTCTCGACGCACTCTACGAGCTCCACCCGTGGCTGCCCATCGTCGCCGTCGACAGCGTGCTGGCGTCCGTCGTCGCCGTCCTCGGGCTGGTGTTCCTGCGCGGCCGGCGCGTGCGGGTGCGCCGCCGGGAGAGCCGCCACGGTCGGTCTCTCGCCGGCCGGCTGCGACGACTCCTCCGGTGA
- a CDS encoding DUF5305 family protein: protein MTGETRWLRLRAFAGEWFVVLVVAFAVLAAAGGYAAGTAHAAPGTTTERQTVEHWAVGGEFGHSATVTRENPVFEVGETLEGRSTYFVGASPILDGTYRVSYADPTGDAEPVDVTATATLVLSSTGESATYWTDRERLATTDATLAPGETTSVAFDVNASRVDERATDIQQGLGDTAGEVTATISVAVNATGAVAGSEYPVSYTQSVPLTIAGSTYGVDAPGPTSEAATTQRTVQVAKSYGPLWTVGGPLLLLAGLAGLGALGAAYRRDEPGLTDAERDYLAFRDERAEFDEWVVRARLPATIRDRECADAESLADLVDYAIDADVGVVEDAASGSFYAVTRDLLVVYEPPAEPDVVSPLAGDFDALGVTTDRDPDEDLVEGVTADSGPEADDDGKAPPPDSPTVEAED from the coding sequence ATGACAGGGGAGACGCGGTGGCTGCGGCTCCGTGCGTTCGCCGGCGAGTGGTTCGTCGTACTCGTCGTCGCGTTCGCGGTGCTGGCGGCCGCAGGGGGGTACGCAGCGGGGACTGCGCACGCCGCACCGGGGACCACGACGGAACGCCAGACCGTCGAACACTGGGCCGTCGGCGGCGAGTTCGGGCACTCCGCGACAGTGACCCGAGAGAATCCGGTGTTCGAGGTGGGGGAGACGCTGGAGGGGCGGTCGACGTACTTCGTCGGCGCGTCGCCGATCCTCGACGGCACCTACAGGGTCTCGTACGCCGACCCGACCGGGGACGCCGAACCGGTCGACGTGACGGCGACGGCGACGCTCGTGCTGTCGTCGACTGGCGAGAGCGCGACGTACTGGACGGACCGCGAGCGCCTGGCGACCACGGACGCGACGCTCGCGCCGGGCGAGACCACGTCGGTCGCCTTCGACGTGAACGCCAGCCGGGTCGACGAACGCGCCACAGACATCCAGCAGGGGCTCGGCGACACCGCCGGCGAGGTGACCGCGACCATCTCGGTCGCAGTCAACGCCACCGGCGCGGTCGCCGGCAGCGAGTACCCGGTCTCGTACACGCAGTCCGTCCCGCTCACTATCGCCGGGTCGACGTACGGCGTCGACGCGCCCGGCCCGACCAGCGAAGCGGCCACCACCCAGCGCACGGTTCAGGTCGCGAAGTCCTACGGGCCCCTGTGGACCGTCGGCGGCCCGCTCCTGCTCCTCGCGGGGCTGGCCGGGCTCGGAGCGCTCGGCGCGGCGTACCGCCGCGACGAGCCGGGGCTGACCGACGCCGAACGCGACTACCTCGCGTTCCGCGACGAGCGCGCCGAGTTCGACGAGTGGGTGGTGCGGGCGCGGCTGCCGGCAACCATCCGCGACCGCGAGTGCGCCGACGCCGAGTCGCTGGCCGACCTCGTGGACTACGCCATCGACGCCGACGTCGGCGTCGTCGAGGACGCCGCCAGCGGCTCGTTCTACGCCGTCACTCGCGACCTCCTCGTCGTCTACGAGCCGCCGGCGGAACCGGACGTGGTGTCGCCGCTCGCGGGCGATTTCGACGCGCTCGGCGTGACGACCGACCGCGACCCCGACGAGGACCTCGTCGAGGGCGTGACCGCCGACTCGGGTCCGGAAGCCGACGACGACGGCAAAGCACCGCCACCGGACTCGCCGACCGTCGAGGCCGAGGACTGA
- a CDS encoding ribbon-helix-helix domain-containing protein — MPKISVEVPAELLDDLDDHVGENGKFVNRSEAIRASVRKTLDILDDIDDRQGRLGEGEDGE; from the coding sequence ATGCCCAAGATAAGCGTCGAAGTGCCGGCCGAACTCCTCGACGACCTGGACGACCACGTCGGGGAGAACGGCAAGTTCGTGAACCGCAGCGAGGCCATCCGGGCGTCGGTTCGGAAGACGCTGGACATCCTCGACGACATCGACGACCGACAGGGCCGACTCGGGGAGGGCGAGGATGGCGAGTAG
- a CDS encoding queuosine precursor transporter: protein MASSASDRLAGGQVALVALFVTALVTAQLTASKLLLFDIPVSLPHTGSSLVLPGAALAYAVTFFASDCYSELYGRRPAQVMVNVGFAMNFVLLALVYSTVQAPIAPFSGVGQSEFSSVLLSSANIVAGSLLAYVVSQNWDVVVFHAIRDRTGGDHLWLRNVGSTATSQAIDTVIFVTVAFWAAPTLFGVGQVYEVSQILALIVGQYVLKLGIAVGDTPFVYAVVRAVRGAEPDATPDPAAD from the coding sequence ATGGCGAGTAGCGCCAGCGACCGCCTCGCGGGCGGCCAGGTCGCACTCGTCGCGCTGTTCGTCACCGCGCTCGTCACCGCCCAGCTCACCGCCTCGAAGCTCCTGCTGTTCGACATCCCGGTCTCCTTGCCCCACACCGGGAGTTCGCTCGTGCTGCCGGGCGCTGCGCTCGCGTACGCCGTGACGTTCTTCGCCTCCGACTGCTACTCGGAGCTGTACGGCCGGCGGCCCGCGCAGGTGATGGTGAACGTCGGCTTCGCGATGAACTTCGTGTTGCTCGCGCTCGTCTACAGCACCGTCCAGGCCCCCATCGCGCCGTTCTCCGGCGTCGGCCAGAGCGAGTTCTCGTCGGTCCTGCTGTCCTCCGCGAACATCGTCGCCGGCTCGCTGCTGGCGTACGTCGTCAGCCAGAACTGGGACGTGGTGGTGTTCCACGCCATCCGCGACCGCACCGGCGGCGACCACCTCTGGCTGCGCAACGTCGGCTCCACGGCCACGAGTCAGGCCATCGACACCGTCATCTTCGTCACCGTCGCGTTCTGGGCAGCGCCGACGCTGTTCGGCGTCGGACAGGTCTACGAAGTGAGCCAGATTCTCGCGCTCATCGTCGGCCAGTACGTCCTCAAGCTCGGCATCGCCGTCGGCGACACGCCGTTCGTCTACGCCGTCGTCCGGGCCGTCCGCGGCGCTGAACCCGACGCGACGCCCGACCCCGCCGCCGACTGA
- a CDS encoding 23S rRNA (uridine(2552)-2'-O)-methyltransferase has protein sequence MGNGKDHYYNKSKQEGYRSRSAYKLQQLDDRFDILFGGASVVDLGAAPGGWLQVAAERVGARGKVVGVDFQSISHFETDAGLETVRGDMTTEETREHVRTAANGSADVVISDMAPNMTGEYDLDHARSVHLARQALDTARELLDAGGHFVVKVFDGRDFQGFLADVEDEFAFVATNSPDASRDASSELYVVGKNRIVAPVAEGDELTVDIADEGDEGDGIARVDGYTLFVDGATEGETVDVTVTDLKPNYGFAELRDGDE, from the coding sequence ATGGGTAACGGGAAGGACCACTACTACAACAAGTCGAAGCAGGAGGGGTACCGGTCGCGGTCCGCGTACAAGCTCCAGCAGCTCGACGACCGGTTCGACATCCTGTTCGGCGGCGCGTCCGTCGTCGACCTCGGGGCGGCACCGGGCGGCTGGCTGCAGGTGGCGGCCGAGCGCGTCGGCGCTCGCGGGAAGGTCGTGGGCGTGGACTTCCAGAGCATCTCGCACTTCGAGACGGACGCGGGTCTGGAGACGGTGCGCGGCGACATGACCACCGAGGAAACCAGAGAGCACGTCCGGACGGCGGCGAACGGCAGCGCGGACGTCGTCATCTCGGACATGGCACCGAACATGACCGGCGAGTACGACCTCGACCACGCGCGGTCGGTCCACCTCGCGCGGCAGGCCCTCGATACGGCCCGCGAGCTGCTGGACGCCGGCGGTCACTTCGTCGTGAAGGTGTTCGACGGCCGGGACTTCCAGGGCTTCCTGGCGGACGTCGAAGACGAGTTCGCGTTCGTCGCGACGAACAGCCCGGACGCCTCCCGAGACGCGTCCTCGGAGCTGTACGTCGTCGGGAAGAACCGCATCGTCGCGCCGGTCGCGGAGGGCGACGAGCTCACCGTCGACATCGCCGACGAGGGGGACGAGGGCGACGGCATCGCGCGCGTCGACGGGTATACGCTGTTCGTGGACGGCGCGACGGAGGGCGAGACCGTCGACGTGACGGTGACGGACCTGAAGCCGAACTACGGCTTCGCGGAACTGCGCGACGGAGACGAGTAG
- the ppcA gene encoding phosphoenolpyruvate carboxylase produces the protein MADVPRVMSTQHPDNATLPFFAADDVIEGEDEIQEAYYVYSHLGCDEQMWDFEGKEGDEYAVKKLLSRYPDFFAANRLGNGTRLTVRGPNPDLEASEAKILLEILESVPRSFDAASRFAGEHDIDVIPPIHEVIVPMVTSADQLNAVHEYYERFVTGKADAEVWDGRTVGDWVGGFEPESVAVIPLIEEREAMLAADDVVREYAAAQDREGVRVFLARSDPALNYGCLAADLINKVALQRLYEMSAETGVDVHPILGAGSAPFRGNLTPERAAETADAYSEVETFTVQSAFKYDYPVETVRDGVAALREADLGAPPDRIDEERALAVVDRTADAYADQVDAIAPTVNRLSSFVPDRRARKLHVGLFGYSREVGENALPRAIGYTASLYAVGCPPTLLGAHALTDEDAAFVREAFPTYFDHLRDAARYFDPRCTDVLDLDSDDLAAAVDHVDVEPNEEHRAATGDAIDAFQAGRDDALRSAIGRGARERQFLG, from the coding sequence ATGGCGGACGTACCACGCGTGATGAGCACGCAGCACCCGGACAACGCGACGCTCCCGTTCTTCGCGGCCGACGACGTCATCGAGGGCGAGGACGAGATTCAGGAGGCGTACTACGTGTACTCTCACCTGGGCTGCGACGAGCAGATGTGGGACTTCGAGGGGAAGGAGGGCGACGAGTACGCGGTGAAGAAGCTGCTGTCGCGGTACCCGGACTTCTTCGCGGCCAACCGACTCGGGAACGGCACCAGGCTCACCGTCCGCGGGCCGAACCCCGACCTCGAGGCGTCGGAGGCGAAGATTCTCCTCGAAATTCTGGAGAGCGTGCCGCGGTCGTTCGACGCCGCGAGCCGGTTCGCCGGCGAGCACGACATCGACGTGATTCCGCCGATTCACGAGGTCATCGTGCCGATGGTGACGAGCGCCGACCAGCTGAACGCCGTCCACGAGTACTACGAGCGGTTCGTGACCGGGAAGGCCGACGCCGAGGTGTGGGACGGCCGCACCGTCGGGGACTGGGTCGGCGGCTTCGAGCCGGAGTCCGTCGCGGTCATCCCGCTCATCGAGGAGCGCGAGGCGATGCTGGCCGCCGACGACGTGGTCCGCGAGTACGCCGCGGCCCAAGACCGGGAGGGCGTCCGGGTGTTCCTCGCGCGCTCGGACCCGGCGCTGAACTACGGCTGTCTGGCCGCCGACCTTATCAACAAGGTGGCGCTCCAGCGGCTCTACGAGATGAGCGCGGAGACCGGCGTCGACGTCCACCCGATTCTCGGCGCGGGGTCAGCGCCGTTCCGCGGGAACCTCACGCCCGAACGCGCGGCCGAGACCGCCGACGCCTACAGCGAGGTGGAGACGTTCACCGTGCAGTCGGCGTTCAAGTACGACTACCCGGTGGAGACCGTCCGAGACGGGGTCGCTGCACTCCGGGAGGCGGACCTCGGTGCGCCGCCCGACCGCATCGACGAGGAGCGCGCGCTGGCCGTCGTCGACCGCACCGCCGACGCGTACGCCGACCAGGTCGACGCCATCGCGCCGACGGTGAATCGGCTGTCGTCGTTCGTGCCGGACCGCCGCGCCCGCAAACTCCACGTCGGGCTGTTCGGTTACTCGCGGGAGGTCGGGGAGAACGCGCTGCCGCGGGCAATCGGCTACACGGCGTCGCTGTACGCCGTCGGCTGTCCGCCGACGCTGCTCGGCGCGCACGCGCTCACCGACGAGGACGCCGCGTTCGTCCGGGAGGCGTTCCCGACGTACTTCGACCACCTCCGGGACGCCGCCCGCTACTTCGACCCGCGGTGTACGGACGTGCTGGACCTCGACAGCGACGACCTCGCCGCTGCTGTCGACCACGTGGACGTCGAACCAAACGAGGAGCACCGGGCGGCCACCGGCGACGCCATCGACGCGTTTCAGGCCGGCCGCGACGACGCGCTCCGGTCGGCGATAGGGCGGGGGGCGCGCGAACGCCAGTTCCTCGGCTGA
- a CDS encoding DUF4382 domain-containing protein → MSRIVPTLLVAALVVLAGCAGGIAGPNAGGTGDSSTDSATDSGTVQFYLSDERNAIDQFEHLNVTVTSVGFATAGAADANETTADAGSGNETELAVENESEGGLSVALVGDVTPGENATVQVTHEGESAANVSAVVEAGGRELTVETDANGTVTVPIPEALGDFEVEVETAENSTYGEASASLSVAAEADDYSDEDESEGGWVERDVDERSVDLTELQGANATALGNISVPEGDYEKVFVHVGEVNGTLKTGEEVNVKLPSQKLQLNENFTVGNGERVDFVFDITVFEAGNSGKYILKPVASESGTDVPIEDVDEERGGEAELDVSVVGNATAGENATVRVTRGGEPVENATVEYGDDATVRTDANGTATVAVPADGELELEAGYESGETEAEGELELELGESESEDNESEETEAGDGDDGDASASAEADLAVAYDGTFAANETVTLSVTDGDGEAVEDATVELDGEVVGETDEKGELAVDLPSDVSMASELTVTADGESVTVDASTVAAAN, encoded by the coding sequence ATGAGCCGAATCGTACCGACGCTGCTGGTGGCCGCGCTCGTGGTGCTCGCCGGGTGTGCCGGCGGCATCGCGGGCCCGAACGCCGGCGGCACGGGCGACAGTTCGACGGACAGCGCGACAGACAGCGGGACGGTGCAGTTCTACCTGAGCGACGAGCGCAACGCCATCGACCAGTTCGAGCACCTGAACGTGACCGTGACGAGCGTCGGCTTCGCGACGGCCGGTGCCGCGGACGCGAACGAGACCACGGCCGACGCTGGCTCCGGGAACGAGACCGAACTCGCGGTCGAGAACGAGAGCGAGGGCGGGCTGTCGGTCGCGTTGGTCGGCGACGTGACGCCCGGCGAGAACGCGACGGTGCAGGTGACCCACGAGGGTGAGTCGGCCGCGAACGTCTCGGCGGTCGTCGAAGCTGGGGGCCGCGAACTGACCGTAGAGACTGACGCGAACGGCACCGTGACCGTCCCCATCCCCGAGGCACTCGGTGACTTCGAGGTCGAGGTCGAGACCGCCGAGAACAGCACGTACGGCGAGGCGTCGGCCTCGCTGTCCGTGGCCGCCGAGGCAGACGACTACAGCGACGAGGACGAGTCAGAGGGCGGCTGGGTCGAGCGCGACGTGGACGAGCGCAGCGTCGACCTGACCGAACTGCAGGGCGCGAACGCGACCGCGCTCGGGAACATCTCGGTGCCCGAGGGCGACTACGAGAAGGTCTTCGTGCACGTCGGCGAGGTGAACGGCACGCTGAAGACCGGCGAGGAAGTGAACGTGAAGCTGCCGTCCCAGAAGCTCCAGTTGAACGAGAACTTCACCGTGGGGAACGGCGAGCGCGTCGACTTCGTGTTCGACATCACGGTGTTCGAGGCCGGGAACTCCGGGAAGTACATCCTGAAGCCCGTCGCCAGCGAGTCCGGCACCGACGTGCCCATCGAGGACGTCGACGAGGAGCGTGGCGGTGAGGCCGAACTCGACGTCTCGGTCGTCGGGAACGCGACCGCCGGCGAGAACGCGACCGTGCGGGTGACGCGCGGCGGTGAGCCGGTCGAGAACGCGACCGTCGAGTACGGCGACGACGCGACGGTGCGGACGGACGCGAACGGCACCGCGACCGTCGCCGTGCCCGCAGACGGCGAACTCGAACTCGAAGCCGGCTACGAGAGCGGCGAGACGGAGGCCGAGGGCGAGCTCGAACTGGAGCTCGGCGAGTCCGAGAGCGAGGACAACGAATCGGAGGAGACCGAGGCCGGTGACGGCGACGACGGCGACGCGTCGGCGAGCGCCGAGGCCGACCTCGCAGTCGCCTACGACGGCACGTTCGCGGCGAACGAGACGGTGACCCTGTCCGTCACCGACGGCGACGGCGAGGCCGTGGAGGACGCGACCGTCGAGCTCGACGGTGAGGTCGTCGGCGAGACCGACGAGAAGGGCGAGCTGGCCGTCGACCTCCCGAGTGACGTGTCGATGGCCTCGGAGCTGACGGTGACGGCGGACGGCGAGTCCGTCACCGTCGACGCGTCGACGGTCGCCGCGGCGAACTGA
- a CDS encoding sodium:calcium antiporter has translation MLDVLGALAVAALATGVVWVGGGRLEAAADGLATHYRLPPVVQGAVVAAVGSSFPELSSVVLSTLLHGDFDLGVGAIVGSAIFNILVVPAASTFATSEPLDSNRDLVYKEAQFYMLSVAVLLLTFAFAVIYEPLGGLSGTLTRPLAGIPLALYGLYLFVQHQDTADHRAQAVPATDDLNPTRLWLLLAGSLALILVGVEALVRAALTLGDALGTPAFLWGLTVVAAGTSLPDAVVSVRAARDDNAETSLANVLGSNVFDLLVAVPAGVLLGGATAIDFAFAAPMMGVLVAATIVLFTVIRTGLELTDREALALLALYAAFVAWLALETVGLTDLIPT, from the coding sequence GTGCTCGACGTACTCGGCGCGCTCGCGGTCGCGGCCCTCGCCACTGGCGTCGTCTGGGTCGGCGGCGGCCGCCTCGAAGCCGCCGCGGACGGCCTCGCCACCCACTACCGGCTGCCGCCAGTCGTTCAGGGTGCCGTCGTCGCCGCCGTCGGCTCCAGCTTCCCCGAACTGTCCAGTGTCGTGCTCTCCACGCTGCTGCACGGCGACTTCGACCTCGGCGTCGGCGCAATCGTCGGCTCCGCCATCTTCAACATCCTCGTCGTCCCCGCGGCGTCCACGTTCGCCACCAGCGAGCCCCTGGACTCGAATCGCGACCTCGTCTACAAGGAGGCGCAGTTCTACATGCTGTCGGTCGCCGTCCTCCTGCTCACGTTCGCGTTCGCCGTCATCTACGAACCTCTCGGCGGGCTCTCGGGGACGCTCACGCGCCCGCTCGCCGGCATCCCGCTCGCGCTGTACGGCCTCTACCTCTTCGTCCAGCACCAGGACACCGCCGACCACCGCGCTCAGGCCGTCCCCGCCACGGATGACCTCAACCCGACCCGGCTCTGGCTCCTGCTCGCCGGCAGCCTCGCGCTCATCCTCGTCGGCGTCGAAGCCCTCGTCCGCGCCGCGCTCACGCTCGGGGACGCGCTCGGCACGCCCGCCTTCCTCTGGGGGCTCACGGTCGTCGCCGCCGGCACCAGCCTCCCCGACGCCGTCGTCTCCGTGCGCGCGGCCCGCGACGACAACGCCGAGACCAGCCTCGCGAACGTCCTCGGCAGCAACGTCTTCGACCTCCTCGTCGCCGTGCCAGCCGGCGTCCTCCTCGGCGGCGCGACCGCCATCGACTTCGCGTTCGCCGCGCCGATGATGGGCGTCCTCGTCGCCGCCACCATCGTCCTCTTCACGGTCATCCGGACCGGTCTCGAACTCACCGACCGCGAAGCCCTCGCGCTCCTCGCGCTGTACGCCGCGTTCGTCGCGTGGCTCGCGCTCGAAACCGTCGGCCTCACGGACCTGATTCCCACGTAG
- a CDS encoding DNA polymerase sliding clamp — protein MFKAIVSADTLKETLDSVSVLVDECKIHLDEDGLSIRAVDPANVGMVDLDLAAAAFESYEADGGLIGVNLSRLEDIAGMADAGQLVQLELDEETRKLHIQIDGLEYTLALIDPDSIRQEPDIPDLDLPAHVVIEGRDIDRAVTAADMVSDHIALGVDAADELFYVDAEGDTDDVHLELTRDQLIDLESGAAHSLFSLDYLKDMNKAIPKDAEVELELGDEYPVKMHFDIAEAQGQVTYMLAPRIQSD, from the coding sequence ATGTTCAAGGCGATCGTGAGCGCCGACACGCTCAAGGAGACGCTGGACTCCGTGAGCGTGCTGGTGGACGAGTGCAAGATCCACCTCGACGAAGACGGCCTCTCCATCCGCGCAGTCGACCCCGCGAACGTCGGCATGGTCGATCTCGACCTGGCCGCCGCCGCGTTCGAATCCTACGAAGCCGACGGCGGCCTCATCGGTGTCAACCTCTCCCGGCTCGAAGACATCGCCGGCATGGCCGACGCCGGCCAGCTCGTCCAGCTCGAACTCGACGAGGAGACCCGCAAACTCCACATCCAGATCGACGGCCTCGAGTACACGCTCGCGCTCATCGACCCGGACTCCATCCGCCAGGAGCCCGACATCCCGGACCTCGACCTCCCCGCCCACGTCGTCATCGAGGGCCGCGACATCGACCGCGCCGTCACCGCCGCCGACATGGTCTCCGACCACATCGCGCTCGGCGTCGACGCCGCCGACGAACTGTTCTACGTCGACGCGGAAGGCGACACGGACGACGTCCACCTCGAACTCACCCGCGACCAGCTCATCGACCTCGAATCCGGTGCGGCCCACAGCCTGTTCAGCCTCGACTACCTCAAGGACATGAACAAGGCCATCCCGAAAGACGCGGAGGTCGAACTCGAACTCGGCGACGAGTACCCCGTCAAGATGCACTTCGACATCGCCGAAGCCCAGGGTCAGGTCACCTACATGCTCGCGCCGCGGATTCAGTCTGACTAG